From a single Armatimonadota bacterium genomic region:
- a CDS encoding response regulator yields MRVLIADDDPIIRLDLKQMLESLGYEIVAEAEDGEAAIRLARETEPDVCVLDVKMPAMDGIDAAQVLADEQIAPAILLTAYSDQELISRAKDAGVFGYLVKPFKPSDLSPAIEVAKSRFEQNKLLTKELSSLQARLEARRVVEQAKGLMMKSDGITEDEAYKRIREQSMNDRTSMKEVAEAIIAAAGV; encoded by the coding sequence ATGCGCGTCCTCATTGCCGACGACGATCCCATCATTCGACTCGACCTCAAGCAGATGCTCGAGAGCCTTGGGTATGAGATCGTCGCCGAGGCCGAAGACGGTGAGGCCGCGATCAGGCTCGCTCGCGAAACCGAGCCCGACGTCTGCGTGCTCGATGTCAAGATGCCGGCCATGGACGGGATCGATGCGGCACAGGTTCTGGCGGACGAGCAGATCGCCCCCGCGATCCTCCTGACCGCGTACAGCGACCAGGAGCTGATCTCGCGCGCCAAAGACGCGGGAGTGTTCGGCTATCTGGTCAAACCGTTCAAGCCGAGCGACCTGTCACCGGCGATCGAGGTCGCCAAGAGCCGGTTTGAACAGAACAAGCTTCTGACCAAGGAGCTAAGCTCGTTGCAGGCAAGATTGGAAGCGAGACGTGTCGTCGAGCAGGCCAAGGGTCTGATGATGAAGAGCGACGGCATCACCGAGGACGAGGCGTACAAGCGAATAAGAGAGCAGTCGATGAACGATCGCACGAGCATGAAAGAGGTCGCGGAGGCGATCATCGCCG